One part of the Mytilus trossulus isolate FHL-02 chromosome 11, PNRI_Mtr1.1.1.hap1, whole genome shotgun sequence genome encodes these proteins:
- the LOC134691463 gene encoding cholecystokinin receptor type A-like produces MEPVTSTFGNGSSAASNSISTNMIDSATNSTHVFEDVTKFIPTPRSVFETTEVVGIFRNTTSPVIEDTEIGSLIDYNAILERENHKEATALIPVTVYLIILMIIGIFGNLLVLYVYKFRFKRSTSRVFILSLAVFDLLTCVLGMPFHIMDMIYPLMFLWDGACKCLGFALSFTILASIFVLDLIAIDRYRKICIPFQKQLSAKGTKITCWVVALLSLLLATPMLFIYGSVEADTKHPNVTGKECYISADMWDSDFPMIYNAINILIFLVSVFILTGLYIKVGIVVWQRKSFHDSHSSRNGSKRSTSGTSTPDTTVIQMHSIVDDSKQSVKFDKGSQESAVQLFSSKPAIFKTDSVSSAYNSPRTKRKEESMHRKKLKRLMSELSSTSGDEGPSERGNSKFNTKKQMRTIRITTMLFLITLIFIISFMPYLIIEVLNSLNDEFWNDMSMSEIVIFNFLLRTYFINNMVNPIIYWFLDKKFKQEVKKFFRDIRKCKWSRTFRLDAKSLTS; encoded by the coding sequence ATGGAACCAGTGACGTCAACATTTGGCAATGGTAGCTCAGCTGCCTCTAATTCTATTTCAACCAACATGATTGACTCTGCTACGAATTCAACACATGTTTTTGAGGATGTTACAAAATTCATACCGACTCCAAGATCAGTTTTTGAAACGACTGAAGTGGTTGGTATATTTAGAAATACTACTTCACCTGTCATAGAGGATACCGAAATCGGTTCTCTAATAGATTACAATGCAATCTTAGAGAGAGAAAATCACAAGGAAGCGACGGCCTTGATACCTGTGACGGTGTACCTGattattttaatgattattGGTATCTTTGGAAATCTCCTCGttctatatgtatacaagtTCCGTTTCAAACGTAGTACCTCTAGAGTTTTCATCCTAAGTCTTGCTGTATTTGATCTCCTGACCTGTGTGCTGGGGATGCCCTTCCACATCATGGACATGATATATCCATTAATGTTTCTGTGGGACGGTGCGTGTAAATGTCTGGGATTTGCTTTATCATTCACCATCTTGGCGTCCATATTTGTTCTCGACTTGATAGCCATTGATCGTTATCGGAAGATATGTATTCCGTTTCAAAAACAGTTGTCTGCAAAAGGAACTAAGATCACATGTTGGGTAGTTGCTTTATTATCTTTACTGCTAGCCACTCCGATGCTGTTTATTTACGGGTCTGTCGAAGCTGATACTAAACATCCAAATGTGACTGGGAAGGAATGCTATATTTCGGCTGATATGTGGGACTCGGATTTTCCAATGATTTACAATgctataaacattttgattttcctGGTTTCAGTTTTTATTCTCACAGGACTATATATCAAAGTGGGAATCGTTGTGTGGCAGAGAAAAAGTTTTCACGATTCACACTCAAGTAGAAATGGATCTAAGCGTTCAACTTCCGGAACTAGTACTCCGGACACAACTGTCATTCAAATGCACTCGATAGTGGACGATTCAAAACAATCAGTTAAATTTGACAAAGGAAGTCAAGAAAGCGCAGTTCAATTGTTTAGTTCTAAACCCGCGATATTTAAAACTGACTCGGTTAGTTCAGCCTATAATTCACCAAGGACCAAAAGAAAGGAAGAGAGCATGCACCGGAAGAAGTTAAAACGTCTGATGTCGGAATTATCAAGCACGAGCGGGGACGAGGGTCCATCTGAACGAGGAAACAGcaaatttaatactaaaaagCAGATGAGAACGATTCGAATAACAACCATGCTTTTCCTCATCACTTTGATATTCATAATTAGTTTCATGCCATATTTGATAATCGAGGTTTTAAATAGTCTTAATGACGAATTTTGGAATGACATGAGTATGAgtgaaattgttattttcaattttttactgCGGACCTATTTCATCAATAACATGGTTAATCCTATCATTTACTGGTTTTTGgacaaaaaattcaaacaggaaGTTAAGAAGTTTTTCCGAGATATCAGGAAATGTAAATGGTCCAGAACATTCCGATTGGACGCCAAATCGCTTACATCGTAA
- the LOC134690262 gene encoding cholecystokinin receptor type A-like encodes MTTNTIIFTTTKSILSSLGDIFRETTLQKSTTDNIVLIVTSDGTTAPQQNSTDVIRTSNLDEENIKRLLKIENAFEAEALTPITVYLILLMITGVIGNTIVLYIYKFRFKRSTPRIFILSLAAFDLITCILGMPYHILDMIYPYLFVWDTACKVLSFALTFTILASIFILDLIAIDRYRKICRPFKKQLSGIGSKNMSWVTVLIAIISAIPMLLIYGTAEVPTARNPNITGKACYVSDDYIESYFPLIYDSFTFLIFIVSVFILVGFYSKVGVTIWKRRKFNESNESKRSGSGQSTPKTSIIQLNVITDEAKEGGNVQIFDSNSLVTAPKDSPLPYRSTTSDPKKERMNRKALRLMSKPSSTAHDSSTIDHRSTRSNKSSHRLHVTKKEKRILRITGMLFVITLIFIISFLPYLCIEIVNGLNDEFWDEKSISEIIFFNLLMRTYFINSMINPIIYWFLDHKFKEEVIRLFNDMKSCKASTRFGQKSFHS; translated from the coding sequence ATGACAACCAACACGATCATATTCACAACAACTAAGTCTATTTTAAGTAGTCTCGGTGACATTTTCAGAGAAACAACATTGCAAAAAAGTACGACGGATAATATAGTTCTTATAGTAACGTCTGATGGTACTACGGCTCCGCAGCAAAATTCTACTGATGTGATTCGGACATCAAACCTTGACGAGGAGAACATTAAACGTCTGCTAAAGATAGAAAACGCATTCGAAGCTGAAGCGCTAACGCCGATAACCGTTTATCTAATCCTTCTAATGATAACGGGTGTTATTGGAAATACTATTGTCTTGTATATCTACAAATTCAGGTTCAAAAGGTCAACACCGAGAATATTCATTCTGAGTCTCGCTGCGTTTGATTTGATCACGTGTATTTTAGGGATGCCATACCATATCTTAGACATGATTTATCCTTATCTGTTTGTATGGGACACCGCTTGCAAAGTTCTAAGTTTTGCTCTTACATTTACGATTTTGGCATCTATATTTATACTGGATCTCATCGCAATTGATCGATACAGGAAAATTTGTAGACCGTTTAAAAAGCAGCTTTCTGGTATAGGATCAAAGAATATGAGTTGGGTGACTGTTCTTATAGCAATAATCTCTGCCATTCCAATGCTTCTAATCTATGGCACCGCTGAAGTCCCAACCGCTAGGAATCCAAATATAACAGGAAAGGCATGCTACGTCTCAGATGACTATATCGAATCTTACTTCCCATTAATCTACGATTCTTTCACTTTCTTGATTTTTATCGTATCAGTTTTTATACTAGTCGGATTTTATAGCAAAGTCGGTGTTACAATTTGGAAGCGTAGGAAATTTAACGAGTCAAATGAATCAAAAAGATCCGGTTCCGGTCAAAGCACGCCAAAAACATCGATCATACAACTGAACGTCATTACAGATGAAGCTAAAGAAGGTGGTAATGTTCAAATATTTGATTCAAATTCTTTGGTCACGGCACCAAAAGATTCACCTTTACCATACAGATCGACAACGTCTGATCCAAAGAAAGAAAGGATGAACCGTAAAGCACTGCGGTTGATGTCTAAACCTTCAAGTACTGCTCACGATTCTTCTACAATTGATCACAGGTCTACACGGTCCAATAAATCTTCGCACAGACTTCATGTGACAAAGAAAGAGAAGAGAATACTGAGAATAACAGGCATGTTGTTTGTTATaacattgatttttattataagtTTCCTCCCTTATCTGTGTATAGAAATTGTGAACGGTTTGAATGATGAATTTTGGGATGAAAAGAGCATCTCGGAAATTATCTTTTTCAATCTTCTTATGAGGACATACTTTATCAACAGTATGATAAATCCTATAATCTACTGGTTCCTGGATCACAAATTTAAAGAGGAGGTTATCAGACTATTTAATGACATGAAAAGTTGTAAAGCATCTACTCGATTCGGACAAAAAAGCTTCCATTCGTAA
- the LOC134690264 gene encoding cholecystokinin receptor type A-like, with product MTTNKIIFTTTKSVLTSLDDVFGKTTMQKSTTDNIGSTIKSDNTTARQENSTNMILALNLDEENINRLLKIENTFEAEALTPITVYLILLMITGVVGNTIVLYIYKFRFKRSTSRIFILSLAAFDLITCILGMPYHILDMLYPYLFVWDTLCKVLSFALTFTILASIFILDLIAIDRYRKICRPFKKQLSGIGSKIMSWVTVLIAIISAIPMLLIYGTAEVPTARNPNITGRECYVSDDYIESYFPLIYDSFTFLIFIVSVFILVGFYSKVGVTIWKRRKFNESSHESKRSGSSQSTPNTSIIQLNVITDEAKRGSPMLVHYGKNKEGGNVQIFDSNSLVTAPKDSPLPYRSTTSDPKKERKNRRVMRLMSEPSSTEHDSSIMDHGSSRSHKSSHRHHVTKKEKRTLRITGMLFVITIIFIISFLPYLCIQIVNGLNDEFWDEMSISEIILFNLLMRTYFINSMINPIIYWFLDHKFKEEVIRLFNDMRNCKATTRFGRKSFHS from the coding sequence ATGACAACTAACAAGATCATTTTCACAACAACTAAGTCTGTTTTAACTAGTCTTGATGACGTTTTCGGAAAAACAACAATGCAGAAAAGTACGACGGATAATATAGGTTCTACAATAAAGTCCGATAATACTACTGCCAGGCAGGAGAATTCTACTAATATGATTCTGGCATTAAACCTTGACGAGGAGAACATTAATCGTCTGCTAAAGATAGAAAACACATTCGAAGCTGAAGCGCTGACGCCGATAACCGTTTATCTCATCCTTCTAATGATAACGGGTGTTGTTGGCAATACTATTGTCTTGTATATCTACAAGTTCAGGTTCAAAAGGTCAACATCAAGAATATTCATTCTGAGTCTTGCTGCGTTTGATTTGATCACGTGTATTTTAGGGATGCCATACCATATCTTAGACATGCTTTATCCTTATCTGTTTGTATGGGACACCCTTTGCAAAGTTCTAAGTTTTGCTCTTACATTTACGATTTTGGCATCTATATTTATACTGGATCTCATCGCAATTGATCGGTACAGGAAAATTTGTAGACCGTTTAAAAAGCAGCTTTCTGGTATAGGATCAAAGATAATGAGTTGGGTGACTGTTCTTATAGCAATAATCTCTGCCATTCCAATGCTTCTAATTTATGGTACCGCTGAAGTCCCAACCGCTAGGAATCCAAATATAACAGGAAGGGAATGCTACGTCTCAGATGACTATATCGAATCTTACTTCCCATTAATCTACGATTCTTTCACTTTCTTGATTTTTATCGTATCAGTTTTTATACTAGTCGGATTTTATAGCAAAGTCGGGGTTACAATTTGGAAACGTAGGAAATTTAATGAGTCCTCACATGAGTCAAAGAGATCCGGTTCCAGTCAAAGCACGCCAAACACATCGATCATACAACTGAACGTCATTACAGATGAAGCTAAACGCGGATCTCCTATGCTTGTTCATTATGGAAAAAATAAAGAGGGTGGTAATGTTCAAATATTTGATTCGAATTCCTTGGTCACGGCACCAAAAGATTCACCTTTACCATACAGATCGACAACGTCTGATCCAAAGAAAGAAAGGAAGAACCGGAGAGTAATGCGATTGATGTCTGAACCTTCAAGTACTGAACATGATTCTTCTATAATGGATCATGGGTCTTCACGGTCCCACAAATCATCCCACAGACATCACGTGACAAAGAAAGAAAAGAGAACTCTAAGAATAACAGGCATGCTGTTCGttataacaataatattcaTTATAAGTTTCCTCCCTTATTTGTGTATACAAATTGTGAACGGTTTGAATGATGAATTTTGGGATGAAATGAGCATCTCGGAAATTATCCTTTTTAATCTTCTTATGAGGACATACTTTATCAACAGTATGATAAATCCTATAATCTACTGGTTTCTGGATCACAAATTTAAAGAGGAGGTTATTAGACTATTTAATGACATGAGAAATTGTAAAGCAACTACTCGGTTTGGACGAAAGAGTTTCCATTCGTAA